Proteins co-encoded in one Aethina tumida isolate Nest 87 chromosome 7, icAetTumi1.1, whole genome shotgun sequence genomic window:
- the LOC109598379 gene encoding clumping factor A, producing the protein MCAQSEKRVALSSEVIVISDESEHEVEDEVEEVEDETEEVEDETEEVEDEMEEVEDEMEEVEDEMEEVEDEMEEIEDEMGEELDDEMEEVQDDDMEEVQEDEMEEVQEDEMEEVQEYKVEEAQRYKIEVNQEDFYKSPWSINRNECPNVNGDDDKDDVIIVDEEIETIMLSSDEEPFIDVKPSEPSNTDVIILDDIDETNEVDENSSNVTGDKLIRSYGIVVEDSYTQMLNLSFLKPKANPDISINSSDSDSDSDTSSTFTSTSTSTSTSTSTSTLVQEAPNTSLPTTDRICATDVNNDKSKDNPSTSTNDLYQQNVMAAECIEPPFTSANVLVVPAPPSYSTYSTYLNSPDESAETFVEVGNKQPEGLTLTDQSKSKFVSENVSDSDINRSSGKIAVKRPHGAPLDNPSDAKILKCTEEYIISETEPVQMSINKDR; encoded by the coding sequence ATGTGTGCTCAGTCAGAAAAACGAGTTGCGTTGAGTTCAGAGGTAATAGTTATTTCTGATGAGTCAGAACATGAAGTAGAAGATGAAGTGGAGGAAGTGGAAGATGAGACGGAAGAGGTAGAAGATGAGACGGAAGAGGTAGAAGATGAGATGGAAGAGGTAGAAGATGAGATGGAAGAGGTAGAAGATGAGATGGAAGAGGTAGAAGATGAGATGGAAGAGATAGAAGATGAGATGGGGGAGGAACTAGATGATGAGATGGAGGAGGTTCAAGATGATGATATGGAGGAGGTGCAAGAAGATGAGATGGAAGAGGTGCAAGAAGATGAGATGGAGGAGGTGCAAGAGTATAAGGTGGAGGAGGCGCAGAGGTACAAAATTGAGGTAAATCAAGAAGATTTTTACAAGTCTCCTTGGTCTATAAATCGTAACGAGTGTCCTAATGTTAATGGTGATGATGATAAAGATGATGTTATAATTGTTGATGAAGAAATTGAGACCATTATGCTTTCCAGTGATGAAGAACCATTTATAGATGTGAAACCTTCAGAACCTTCAAATACGGATGTAATCATTCTTGACGATATTGATGAAACAAATGAGGTTGATGAGAATTCAAGTAACGTAACTGGAGATAAACTTATTCGAAGCTATGGTATCGTAGTGGAAGATTCATATACACAAATGCTAAATTTATCCTTTTTGAAACCCAAAGCAAATCCAGACATATCCATAAACAGCAGTGATTCTGACAGCGATAGCGATACTTCATCCACATTTACATCAACATCTACATCCACATCTACATCTACATCCACATCCACTTTAGTACAAGAAGCACCAAACACTAGCTTGCCAACTACTGATAGGATTTGTGCCACTGATGTGAACAATGATAAATCTAAAGATAATCCATCGACTTCAACAAATGATTTGTATCAACAAAATGTAATGGCAGCAGAGTGCATTGAACCCCCTTTTACTTCTGCAAATGTACTTGTTGTACCAGCCCCGCCGTCATACAGTACATACAGCACATATCTAAATTCACCTGACGAATCTGCCGAGACTTTTGTGGAAGTAGGAAATAAACAACCGGAAGGATTGACATTGACAGATCAAAGCAAATCGAAATTTGTTAGTGAGAATGTCTCTGACTCAGACATCAATAGAAGTTCAGGAAAAATTGCTGTAAAACGACCCCACGGTGCACCCTTGGACAATCCGTCTGACGCCAAGATCCTGAAATGCACCGAGGAGTATATAATTTCAGAAACTGAACCGGTTCAAATGTCTATCAACAAAGATAGATGA